The sequence TCGCTGTCGTGTATTAAATGGCTACTATCGAATTCGGGGTCCTCGTATTCGTTATctaagtatttattattcaatacatAGTCTCtcaaaaatttttcatttgtatcTAAATGAGGATCAGACCAAAAATCGCGCAAAGGTTTAAGCGTTTCCTGTTCCTTCTCGTTTATATTCGCTGCTTGCCCTTTCAGCCATTCTTTGTAATCTGCTTCTTCCTAAATAAAACAAGCAATGTTTTCCGAACGAAAATTAGAAGATATAGCGGTCACTTACCTTTCGCTTCTCTGTCTCAGACTTCGACTTTGGTTTTAGCAAGCCTCCATCGTCATCTTCATCCTCGTCCTTCAGTACATCCTTGAAACTctcttttatttgttcttgTTCTTCATTGTACGTCACTTTCTTAGCTTTCTCTTTATTCTTTCTCATCGCAGACTCATCCTCACTGTCACTGAATTTACCCTCGCGTTCTACCATAATGTTCCTCTCAAAATCTCTCAAATACAaagctttctctttcttgGTTTTATCAgaagatttttttctttcatagtACGACTCTTGTACTTTGTCTGTGTCATCGAAGAAAGTTACACCTtgatcataaatattttcatctttcTTCTTTAACAGAGCTAAGGTTTTGTAGAAGTCTTTATCAAACTGTTTCGACACCtcctgtaaatataaatttgattcgaataaaatagacgAAAGAtagttagaaataaaattagaatagtacattttcttcttcttcctcggaGGACGTCGAGCTGTCTGTATCAGAATCTCCATCCGAGACTGCGGTTCCATTGATGTCTCCATACTTTgttttcactgaaaaattgccacatttaatcaaaaacttatctttaataaaaacgataaaatatacaatacacttacgtttatttaattcctccTTCTGCCGCcaattattgtaattcttGGCATAGTCAgtgtttattttcaattctccCTCCGAATCGGAATTGTCTGCGTTAAAAAGCGTACGCATCTTGTGAAACAAACAtctaacataaattataactttattcGATCCTCTCCGGAATTACAGATGAAATTGTTGATAAAACGATACGACGGGggttttatttcactttacaaatatacataacTGTAGTGGCTAGGTTATGTTTTAATAGGTCAGAGAAGCACATGTCCATACTGCTGCCGCGGACACACGGTAATGGGTCTGTCGATACAGAAATTTTGCTCCGATTCACCGACTGGACGGTGCTGTCCTCTGTGGGCACAAAACTATATCAACGCgatatgaaattctatttgcaACCAAATGagctttaaataataaaattgtcgcTTTGATGTTGCATAGTTTATTCACTTGGTAGACACGCTGCATATAATCGTGCATGATTAAATTGTTGGCCTGTATTGGTCTCAAGTTGAGATCATTGAAAGTTTCAACCCTCCCTTATCCTATAATACTCTTCTTTATGTTTTAAGCATTATAAAATCCTCAAGggttgcaaaaattgttaaaataattataatagaatatgtAGAGAACAAATTGAAAGTTTCAACCCTTCTTTGTTGCATACTACccttctttatattttaagcgTTATAGAACCCTCAGGGGTTgcataaattgataaataaattattaaggaatATGTAGAGAacaactaaaattaataactgtgTTTTCTGCAAATTCTAAGTATATGgataaaagaattgttaataaatatatacaaaggAGATTTTAAGGAATGTGTGGAGGCTaaccaaaattaataaaggtaTTTTCCACACATTTTAAGCATAAGTTTAGTTCTACTGCTGATGgtaatcttaataaaaatgttgtaatttgttgctctgtataattattaagtttaGTTGGACGTGGTTAAATTAGAGCTTGATCTGGAGATGCCTATTGTCTGACTCCACTGTATGAGGACCAGTAAGTAAGTGAATATGCCACCTAGGCTCtgcaacatatttttaaacaattattgattttagaaaataatgtttatttaataacaacttTCTATATAGATTAAAGAAACATATCTACCTGTAATATGAAACCGTCGTTCAGCCAGAATAAATGTGTGTCTTTGCAGTCCATTTCAGTCAAAGAAATTTGCAGACAAAACTGTATGAGCTAAAAGcaaaaagattataaaaacaatCTATTCATGTAAAGgtttttagtttaataatcGATATGCTTGGTCACTCTTACCTCATTTTTTAactcgatattaaaattacgtatGGAGCACACATGGATAATATGTACTATCTGCTTCGCCTAAAAGTACAAAcgaaatttgttaacaatGCGAGCAATAATTGCACAATCAcagaattttcgttttttttatttttaaatgtaaatttcttaCCTCTTTGGCGGTCTTCTCGCAAATATAACacgttgcaacaattttcagcCAAACGTAGCACGCGTCGAACGTATAAAAGCTTAATATACTCAGTGAATTATAGTCCCGTGGATTTTCAATAACTAATGACTGCGTGTAAGCGTAATACAACGTTGCAATAATGCCGTGAATTGTCAATACCGAGTAGAGCATTATTTGAGTGCTGAATAATTTGTTCagcaatttcataattaagcACAATTGCAGGTGAATGTATCTTCGACCAGAAAAATTcttgattaatataaattatttatttaatctttagTAATTAAAATCTGAACCCAAGTGTACTGTTTAGACTGTAATATACAGTCCTCGATACCTGATTTGTTGAAGCATACTAATTTTATCCATAGTGCACAACTGGCGTTCAATAATTCGTGTTCGTCTGAAttgtgtaattttttttcgacgGAAAAAATGTTGGATgcataattcatttaaacatttttgcagCCATGAAGTATCacatttgttattaaagtctTCTGTTTCTATAGAATAATCATCGATGAAGATATGCTTCAGAAGATCATTCGTTTTTTTGAAGCTTCTTTCCAGCCAACTGGTATAcgatatgaataatatttaatattatgcaaCTATTATCGCATTAGATAttcaagtattataataattgaactattacactattatttaaatattaaacgctATAtacaaacgatttttaaagccatcatttaatttttataattttagaaatccaTCACGTACCAAACATGCGACATGAAATCCAAAATAACCATTCCACcgatataaaatacaacacTATGTACTGCGTCGGTAAATATAAGTATCGTATGTTCTTTTAGTAAATGTACCAGTTGTACATAAATTACACAGTACAAGAAAGCGTTAATAACACTTGCAGTGCAAATTACAATGATCCATATGTATATGTTGCGATGATCGATCGCCacgttcattttatttaaaaattgctccgTTTCGGCGATGTTCTGTCTCAAAAGCGTCATTTCCTGCAAAGGAAGAATAAACaatatagttttaaaaaatgttgaatttgTAGAATATGCGAAACGATGCATAATGGCTCACGATTTTGTTTATGGCAAGGggttctttgaaaattttataaaatatgggATATTGTTGATCTGTGAGTATATTATCGttatcataaatattctagattataataatattccaaattacgataatattctaaactacaataatattctgaactacattaatattctaaattgcaataatattctaaactaaaataatattttaatatatgcaaAATTACCGTATTGTTTTGGACTACCTACCTTATAATAGTTCCATCCCAACACTTGCATAGTAAAAACAGATAAATAGCCAAGAATCGACACAGTCATGTACACCACAGGTCCTAGATAATTAGAGGTGAGTGTCTCGTCGAATATCCAATCGAAATACAAGGAATACAGAAAAAATGACATCAATATCGCTTTATACAAAAGACTTAAAAACAACCAAAACcatgtattcgaataattgagTGTCCTCACTCCTGTTATGCGATTTAACATAACAATAATCGTCGTTGCATTGTCAAATGTGCGAGTCTTCATTTTTGCTTCCTTcttctttcaattaattttaaaattccacgaacaatatacaacaatataatttattttctctgttcACTCGTAGTCTTCATTTTTGCTTCCTTCTTccctttaattaattttcaaactccacgaacaatatacaatataatttatctccAAAACGACgactttcttctctcttcaaCTCGCGAATCTTTGTTCTCAAACACCATAAaattctcttcctttttcctaTGAGAAACAAGGATTGCTACTACCAATGATGGAGACACGAGCATTCCGTGTAGATGTAGATATCTGCGTAATCGTTATTGTCCTAGCGGAACGCGTTGCACGTCGACGATAATAATGCAATTGCATTAGAGCTTAACGTTCGAAAGTAACGATTACGATAATAAGAAATGGATCGAATTGGCCGTCAAagttgaattataataaatggcTCGAATTGTTCAGCAAAGTTGAAAGCATTGCTTTTATGGTAATGGGGCAGGTAGTGAGAGGAGGGATGGCAAAACAAAGGTGTCTTTTTGTCGCGCGAAGGCTATACTTTCCTTAGAaataacgatttataaaaaagtaacaaGAAGAAGGTTGCCAATTTCATTATATCTCTATATATCTCAATCACGTGGTAcatgcattatattatatcactaTGGTATAATGCATGGACCACGTGATTGAAATTTgtcaatgttattttataaaatatagctccacgtttataatattctacttaaataattttatatatatttagaggagttcgaagaatttttctagtattaattgaataaaagaaaataaagaaagaataaattttagagGTCATTTTCTAAAACTTTGATTTCTTAATGCTGTATCTAACAAAAGAAGGATTTTCTTCGTCCATTGGTAATgggaatataataataaaggtTAATGTTTACTGCACAGTATAATTGTTAACTTCAGTCGAACAGGGTTGAAGTAGAATTCGATTTGGATACGTCTAACGTCTGACTCCACTGTATCATGAACAGAAAGTAGGTAAATATGCCACCCACGCTCTGTaacaaatcaatttaaaaatgaacagaGATTATAGAGAGaatagaaaacaaataaaataaacacatCTACCTGCAATATAAAACTGTCGTTCAACCAGAAGAGATGCTTATCTTTGCAGTCCGTCATAGTAATTGAGATTTGCAGACGAAATTGTATTAactagaaaaaaagaaattataaaaacgagcagtacaaaattatttagtaatcacgatataatttttatttcctccaAAATTCAAGTtgcatcgatattttattatataaaatatgttagcGGTGGCACATTGTTCTCACCTCATTTTTCAACTCGATATCAGAATTGTGCACGGAGCAGATATGAATGATGTGTATTATCCGCTTCGCctaaaatgcaaataaaatttgttagtgGCAAAAGTTGGATAATCTTGGAATCTGCAGTTTTAAAACTAGGTTTAAAGAAGATGGGTcactaattttgttatatataataataaagcaatTGCATTAGAGCTTAAAgtcaaaagaaattattacgataataataaatggatcataataataattgtccaTCAAAGTTGAAAGCATTGCGTTTGCACCAGTATAGTCTTTACGCGACAAAGAGGCACCCTTGAGTTCCCCCTCTTATGGTAATAAGGCGGTCAGTAAGAGGGGGGGTGGAAAGACGAAGATGACATCTTGTCGCGCGAAGACTATACTTGGAAACAAAACGACTTCTAAGCAAGAAAGAATGAACTACATGACATACTTCcattaactattaaaataacaatcgcTAAAATTCAGAATGAATGTCTTATTGCTAAAATAGATGCTTTTAGCGCTTCTTAAACTGACTAACAATATCACTCGCTTTAACAAACAACGTCTTGGCAACGAACATATAAACTACTCACCTCTTTCGCGGTCTTCTCGCAGAAATAACACGTGATAGCAACTCTAAGCCACAGGTAGACCCCGTCCAACACATAAAGACACAATTCATACACCGGTTTCAAATTCAATTGCatataagtataatacaaAACCGCGACAACCGACTGAACGATCACTACAGAGTGCAACATTATTTGTGCGTCGAATACTTTGTTCAGCAATTTCGTAATCAAGCACAAATGCAG comes from Augochlora pura isolate Apur16 chromosome 1, APUR_v2.2.1, whole genome shotgun sequence and encodes:
- the LOC144469764 gene encoding uncharacterized protein LOC144469764; amino-acid sequence: MVILDFMSHVCWLERSFKKTNDLLKHIFIDDYSIETEDFNNKCDTSWLQKCLNELCIQHFFRRKKITQFRRTRIIERQLCTMDKISMLQQIRYIHLQLCLIMKLLNKLFSTQIMLYSVLTIHGIIATLYYAYTQSLVIENPRDYNSLSILSFYTFDACYVWLKIVATCYICEKTAKEAKQIVHIIHVCSIRNFNIELKNELIQFCLQISLTEMDCKDTHLFWLNDGFILQSLGGIFTYLLVLIQWSQTIGISRSSSNLTTSN